GAAAACTTAATAGTTAGTTGAATTTGCATTTATATCAGTATGGATTGCTGTTTGTGCTGGTGTGATTAATCCTGGCGTATTTCATGGGTAACCATGAAGGACGCTTTCTTGTTCCCTCTACGGCATCTCTTTCTCACATTAGGATGCCATTTACTTTGTAACAACCAGAGGCAGGCTAGTTTAAGTGGATAACCACATGTTGTCTGCCAAAGACGACACCGCGTCCCCAAATGGAGCTGGGATAGCAATGACTCCTACACGTTACTCTGCACCTCAAATGACTGCTTCAAAATATCGCCCAATTTATCCCTTCTTCGAATGTTATTTATGTTGGCATAATTCCTTTCATCACATTGGATGAGTTGCTGTTGAGAATGCTTATTCATTACATTTTCCGCCCCTGTTATTCTAAAGGAGAATGCCTAATGCCTGGTTCTTGCATACAGTTTTGTGGATAAAGGCGATGTGGTAAGTCAAGAGACATCCGTGATACCATAAGACTCTCGGATACTACTCAGTGCCGTGCCGTAGCGTAATTCAGAACTTCAAAAGACTCTATCAGCGCTAAACCATTTGAAGTCTTACTTTACTCATCCATCTCAACAAGATTCAAAGTATGAAAAGCCACCTCCGAGAACGCTAAAGAGAATCTCTACCACTCATCTTACACTCGCCAGCATGGCATTTACCTTAGTCACAGGGCCAGTTATTGAATGGGTAACCCACGTCCGTTTTATGAGCAATCAACTCGTAGTCTGCCAAGGAGCTCAGTCATGGCAACAACCTCAGACGATAGCCATAGGTTTACTTAGATCCTATAGCGTGGAGATGTTTGTTTTATTCAGCAGAAAACTTTCCAGTTGTACGGTGCACGATGTACCTGCTCAAGCTGCAAAATTAGACCGTCAGTTTTTTATTTGTCATTTTCCCCCAATGGGCGACTACGGGAGCGCATAAAGTAAGGCATTCAGATGTTCAGTGTCGCACACTCTGAGTCTACAGTTCTTCCGATGCAATGAACTATAATATGTCTGCCATCCATTCCTCTGACGCGGACCATGGAAAAACCTCCCTCTTGAAGTGCTGACTGCGAGACCTGCACTTTAAACCCTATGTGTATGAATGGTTTCTGCCTCAAATCACCattgtattactattattattattattggtacacTGAGTTACTTCTGTtgttattgtaacgtaaattttagTTGTACTACTGCTGTTACGAATGGTTTCGGAAGGAAACCACTTCAGTATGTACTTTCGATATAAATTTGATATATTTTAGACTCAATTTCGTTTTTTATTGAGCTTATGGAAGTTTTGAGACGTGGAAATGTGTCTAGAAAAGATACCCCATTTTTGATTGTGATTATTACTGCTTGATTTAGGTATTAAGAGTTTATGGAAGGTTCGAGGCATAGAAAATGCTTCTAAATACGTGTCATTGAAATGATGGGTGGTTTTAAACGAAGTCCCAGAGGTTCAAAAGTGAAACCACAACTTCAAAACATTTGATTGCTTAGtttttgccagtttcttcttgTACTCTTATTATTACGACGATAAAGCtcaatttagtgaaaaaaaattaaattaattttttttaaacatcgtTGGGACTCGAAGAATTAACGGTGCAGTAATATTTCTCCCGAGTTCTTTTAGCGAAACCAGCGCTACTTTTTGATCTTCAAAGTATCTAAGATGCTATCAATAAAAGTTTTCTGTTCTTAGACGTCATTTCAAGCTAATATCGTGTATTATCAACTGCAGTTGAGAGTACATAAATTAGTGGAACTGGTAACTCCGTGGACGATGAGGATGAGTAGGTGCGGCTGTCAGTGTAACGTCATGACTGCATTGTGCGCGCTGCTAAGAGAATAACTTAGCTTCAGTTTTACGGTAAAGGAGTCGAAATATCAACACTGTTTTGAATAATATTGTATTAAAATCGAAGAATATCTCACACTCAAGCTATAAAAACGAATTTGGTATTTCTGTCCTGGGCTCGATCATAGTACGCAGTTACCTACTTTCAGTGTGGCATCAAGTCTGTTGTTTCGATTGGAAGGAGGACTTGGAAGGTGTGTTCATGTTGTTACTGATTAGcgtgaaataaaaataatatggaAAACAGTGCACTGTAAGGCACAATACTTACTTGTATACAATAAATGTAAAAGTAGTTCTATAGTTTAATATAAACATCTGAAGGAACAAAGTCATTATCGTTGCCGGCAGATGCTCTCGCTACCATAGAGAGGCCAGGATTTCGCGGAGGACACCGGTGCAAGGCTCGTTAACATTAACTTTACGTCCTGTTACTGTCTGTCTCGATATAAAAATACTTACGTTAGAAATTTCTGTTATCACAGGAATTTTAATTGGGGACCTCTGGTTCGAGTACCGACACTAAAGTGTTTTAGCAGCCTCACTAAGGAAGTGGGTTCAATGGTGTATGTTGTACCAATATTATAACATGACTTTGACACGAGACAGTAGTATTTTGCCAGCAATCTTCTCCTGCAACCCAACTTTACTTAATGTCTGTAATTGTCCTAGCAGAGGTAGTGAAAGATCCACCCGTTTTCTCACTGTGGCGATTGCAAAACCAGACGTCGGTGACAGTTGAAATGATATGGTGGGATGAATGAAATgagatggccctcaactacgtaccctcagactcagagttgcaatattaaaagttttggctggtttcgttgtctaggggctgggatacgtagttgccgcattacaggccaaatactgctgagtctacagtatacgataagaatccacacacgaatcgaatggctgaaggtttctatcactcgccaATAGCGAATTAtgaataaatttataaatgaaagattgcaattaaatgaaaattgcaggtactatcttaacgactttaaattatgagtacgatagtagaagcacttttgagaatgcggtatatttctacaaaacacttattggtgtcgatggtcccgtaattaaataaaatattagttgaataacagggaaacaatagattcctactctatgtaattagttatgaacagcgacatagctcgcgagatattcacttctgaacgcatactatgtcttcactgcagaagccacagaaatcacacaagagcacaggtcagcaccccgaaatatttctatcctccgcgaccacgtgcaaactgctccactTCCCAAGCCTTTCCGCCGACTGTCCGTCCGTCGCGCCGTCATTCCAGCACCTCCCGTGTCCTGAGCTGTACCATCCAGAACTCCCCCATGTCCTCtctggaaacgatgctcctccccaacctccatacgtctctcctagaaacgagcgctgtgattggcaagagctctccctccatgtctccaagccaacgtgcactcacaaacatattgaaacacatacgaaatactggatttacatttaaataacttcaaattaaataaatattcgtacggctggaccataaacacgttctaacacacacgtaaacaaattaaataaacatatatcaaaggaatagctaCAaagagtaggccagtagcctaatgtctctgcgctttctaaaacacagtaaatatttaaccaatttcttcatgaatagtatatatcggatgtaaacaaagacatagatgaataaatatatttataagcatgctgccaacgtttcttcgtgtaactgtcGAGTACTTATGGCTCGACACTatcaatagtaattggccactttgacctccaataactcatgtactaattAAGTTACAtccctgtaattcataccaatttaggttcacACTAATAGATTTCTAAAGACATTTAGGTCgatgaaatcggatgaaccgtttagattttggaaatttgttgctgggtgttacttgtgtaatttatcgtcagatactaaactttaaactaataaatatattgaaaatctgattataccatcagaatcttcgtgcaaataatggtaatgtacatgtttctttttgagttaTCACAATTCATctgactactattaatttctatatgaactgtgaaatgtctgccattaaggtttcacaaagaccgccatctttggcacttccAGTGTtacaatggaattcccagccatgtggctgggacatgttctggggctacccctctcgtccggctaattGTCATCAAGAGAGTTTCAATCAACCGTGAATTTTCAGATGTTGACTGATTTATGTGAATCAAAAAAGAACTGACCTTTTTTGATATTCACCTACTCATTAGATATACCTCCCGCTTAATTTATGGATGAAACTTTATCTTTTAAGCTAAAATGAAATTTGACCGTACATCGAGATCGCATTTCGTTTAACTTCCAGTACCTTTGCATCAATCTCAAATTTATTCTTTACTATACGTTCATTGAATTCATTGATACCTTTAGATCATCAGGTAAAGACATGACATAGATCTTGTCTGGTAATATTTTCAGAATTCTTTATCTTGATGATGGAGCTACAGTTTGTAACTAACGAGTGAGCAGGCGTCCCCACTCTCCTATGGCCAGCTATGTCTTAAATAGCTCCCACAGCAATAAAGCCAATTCCGCATCACACCGTCTTAAACCAGTGATGATACATATCTCGGACAAGACTGCAGAgtgattactaaaaaaaaaaaaaaagagtgagtgGAATACAGAAGTTATTACCTAACAAAAGTTAGGAAAGAACGCACATGAGAAAACTCTTTGTAGATCGGCACACACTGCACTACACTCCTCCAAGGGAAATTCAGCCTTGGTTTAGCGTTCTGCTGGGAAGGATTTATTCTTCAGTTTACTACAGCAGGCTAGTGTGTTGTGTGATTGTAATACGTTCAGCATATAACAGCGTAACGAAATGTTATCAGGAGGGAGATTAAATAAAAGTAGTCATTGCTTAGCAAATAACTTTATTTCACTTTAGTGAGAAGAGCTGTGTCAACGACGTAACCATTATCTGAAATAGACGGCGGGGGCGGCATGGTATGCAGCAGCaactgcgggggcggcggcgacgacgggggcggcggcggccaAGGCGAGCCCGTTGAAGTTCTGCGCGATGTACTGCGAGCTGTGCGCCGTCACGACGGCcggcgcgggggcggcgtaggccacggGGGCGGCGGCCACCAGGGGGGCGGAGTAGGCCAGCGGCGCGATGCCGGCTTTGGGGGCGGCACTCACGCAGCATGCGACAGCGGCCAACAACAGCACAATCTGTAGACAAAAACACTGATGTACTGAGTACATACATGCGCGGCAATTTCAAGGTACTGCACAGTAACTGTAATGACAGTTCTTTCCAATACACCCTCATATGCATTTGTATCAAGCTGCTTTGTTTGAGAACACTTTTCTTCTTTAACATTATGTAAACGCTACAATACACTAGCAGAGCTTATTTATAGTTTCAATGAAAATTGTGTTATTGAAGTGCAAGGTTTAAGCTCTGTTCTAGGCGCTGTTAACTCCTAAACTGGAAGTGTACGGTTTACGAAAGGTTGGTATCCCTCCCCCTTCGTGTCCCAGTTCAGCACGCTATTTTAATTTGTCTCCTTTAAAGGTCTTGTGACATGTAAGCTTAGGTTTCCGCTGCTGTTgacacagttctgtgtattgaccgCATTTTCTATGTTTAAAATTCTCGacatttcggccactgttgcagatGGCCTTAGTCAGAGTGTTCAGAGTGTTTTTGCGACCTACTATGAAAAACAATCTGAGGAAGGACATTTGCAGCAGTGGCCGAAACATCGGAGAATTTTACGCTTTGATACTGTCACGTAACtcaaaagaattttatttattttctgacttccagaatgagattttcactctgcagcggagtgtgcgctgatatgcaacttcctgagagattaaaattgtatgccgacccgagactcgaactcgggcaagtgttctaccatctttttttttgtacTCATTTTATTCCATGTTGTTCGTTGCATATGTCCAGGGAcactcgttcaagttcagtgttgagccgttgactctgtttttttttttttttttaattacagaaggcAGCGaacccactgaccgaacacgctgatctaccgtgccggctaccatcttagctacccaaggacgacgcacaccccgtcctcatagctgtacctctgcagtacctcgtctcctacctttcaaatcgtgcttgggcagctcagatggtacagcacttgagcgcgaaaggcaaaggtctcgatttcgggtctctgtccggcacacagttttaatctgtcaggaagttccattTTCTGACTTGTTTAGTCGTGTCTTTctcaacaaattatttcagttgatAAAGAATAAGTGCCTCTGGAGGAAGTCTCCAACAGCggatttaaaagactgactgttgAAGATATACAAAAGTTTCGACGAAACAAATCATGAGAATTCATTTGTAGTCGCATGGTTTATGATGgcttaaaaattcattttatagACGTTAGTCTTCAGTTGCGTGACGCTGCTTTCTTCATTTCGCTTCACAGGTTGCGCTGGTTTACACATGTGTCTACCAAAACAGCAAAGTTCATTAACATTAATAtaagattaaacagccaaccgtTTGCACATAAACGTGAGGTATAATGAGCTAGGTTTCGACACgtactaggggtgtcttcatcagaacgaaCAGTTGCTAAATCCtaaaaaataatacatagaaaatcagGTATGACAAAAAACACACTAACCACGATGACAATTTTCATGACGGACAAAGATGACTTACGTAAAAAGGAATAGTCAGAATTTGGagtagctatgctcaagtcaaaaatagaACGAAACGTTGTAGCCCTTTTTGAAATAACACTGAAGTCAAGCAGATTAAGTGTGAAAGAGCCATCTGTTAGGGTTTACAGAAATTAATATTTCGCTAAGGGAAAAATGACATAGAAAAACTTTTACAAACAGCTGTACAATCCAGAAAATATTTGCATAGAGGTAACTTTAGCAGCACGTATCAGTGAGATTAGAAGAAAATAATGCTTCTAAACCAGAAGTAGGAAATATATATTAAATAATAGAGGAATCGAAATTCTGCGAGCAGTGAATTGAAACCACTGAAAAAAATTGTTACGTAGTTGTAACTCTTCATTGAGGGtgaggccatcgttcttagaaatatgcttgaaaatctctaactCTTCGAGTACATCGACCCATGACCTTTCCTGTCACTacgtaaaatggaaatttcttcaacgcATTTTGGATTGTGTCCGGAATTTAGCAGATGACCAGCAAAAGTGGAATTGtgtacattagtgcctctttttTGAAGAATTTCTCTTCCAGTGAAGTAATGAAAATATCGGCCAAGGTGCCTGCCAGTGGGTTACCTATTGCCAGGTCATCAGGCTGATGGAATAATTTGTCATTGAAATAAATACGGTTGCTGAATAACAACCATGACCAAAACTGCAAAGTTACTTAAAGcacattttttcctttcttcatgcaTATAAAGTTTTTGTAGACAGAATTCACTGTTTTTAACCTTAACCATATTTAGTcagtctaaaatattttcatagctATCTGGCGAAAATAAGAAGAATCCTTTGCATGTTCTAGTTGATTTACATAGTCAATGGAGACGCTTCAGCGGCGTTTAATGATTATGAATCATATCAGAAAAGTTTCAGATCTCAAAGCATGTAATTTCTGCTCATATTGTTCTGTGGTCAGTTCTTCTGCTCTGTTAATCGTGGTCATAGAAGTTTCGGATTTCTGGATGCACCGATACAAAGCAATCTATCAACACtggaaagaaaattttaatttctaggaTCCAAGACCTCTACTTTTTCGCTGAAACTAGAGGAACACAAGTATAGAGTAATTTTGCATTTCGTGGCTATGTCTCTGGTGGAATCACTACCATAATTGATGTTGTCTTTTGGATCCTAAATTCGGTGAGTATGAGCAGGAGATGGTGTGCTTGTGTCACTTCAAGCATGCAGCCAGACCtgggtaatattatattatataaacATACGTAATCAGAATGAGAAAGAGACTTCATTAGCACGATAAAAAACCCATCTTACAGTTGACAGTGCAAACTCAAAAGCTGCATTTCGCAAAAGTGTCCCTCTGTACATAGCATATAGAACACATATCAACTGAAACGTGTCTCCTGAAGTCAATATACTTTCTCGTGAAGCTACTCATATTACAGTATGTTTTATTATGTGGAGAAAACTATGCTATGTTCCGAATATGAATTTAATGGACGATCATTTCTTACAGTAAATAGCGATAGTGAGATGTTTTCTCAAATACTTAGCTAGTAGTGAACAGCAGTATGCACAACGTACCTTGAACATGTTTGCGACGTCTGTGAGCACAGTACAGTGGCAACTGAGTGGGACGGGCAGCTTTTATAGGATGCCTGAGAGGCGTGGCACACATCGTTGTGCCGTGTTGCACTCGCAGGTGATGGCAGCAACGCTGCCTTGGTAGGCGGCCAGCGAGTTACGTCACTTGAACGCATCCTTACGTAGCACATAGGCAGATCTCTTCTTCGTGACCGGCAGGTTGCTGGTACCATGCAGTCACTACATTAAAGAACAGTAAGTGCAAAAATGTCACACTATCACGTTCCGTAGCTACTGACTATAGAAATATGCAAAAGAATCGAAAAGAAATTTgggaatctgttagatgacgatcagtttggttttaggaaaggtgaagacatcagagaggcagttttgaGCTTGTGTTTGATAATGGACACAAGACTATAGACAAATCAAGATACGGTTATCGTATTTGTAAGCCTACaaacagcgttcgacaatgcaaacgGGCGCAAGACATCTAACTTCCCAGAGAATATATGTAACCTATTGGGACAGTTGAGTAATGTGTAACATATACAAGAATAAAGAGGGAAAAATAAAGCTGGAAGACCAGGAAAGAAATGATTAGTTTAGTAGGAATATAAGACAGGGAAACAGTCTTTCACCTCCAATGTTTAATCGTTACACGGACAAAGCAATGGcgaaaataaaaggaagtttcagcaataggggtaatacactcctggaaattgaaataagaacaccgtgaattcattgtcccaggaaggggaaactttattgacgcattcctggggtcagatacatcacatgatcacactgacagaaccacaggcacatagacacaggcaacagagcatgcacaatgtcggcactagtacagtgtatatccacctttcgcagcaatgcaggctgctattctcccatggagacgatcgtagagatgctggatgtagtcctgtggaacggcttgccatgccatttcca
This genomic interval from Schistocerca cancellata isolate TAMUIC-IGC-003103 chromosome 3, iqSchCanc2.1, whole genome shotgun sequence contains the following:
- the LOC126176765 gene encoding cuticle protein 16.5-like; the encoded protein is MFKIVLLLAAVACCVSAAPKAGIAPLAYSAPLVAAAPVAYAAPAPAVVTAHSSQYIAQNFNGLALAAAAPVVAAAPAVAAAYHAAPAVYFR